One window of Phalacrocorax carbo chromosome 1, bPhaCar2.1, whole genome shotgun sequence genomic DNA carries:
- the XNDC1N gene encoding protein XNDC1N isoform X1 produces the protein MAPVKISYIVSFSSQDPKYPVENLLREDGLRPWLSCPQDRSRQLRVELQLERASPIGYVDVGNCGCAFLQIEVGRSSWPLDQPYLTLVPSVALMTPADSKLDQNRCGVRMFKEADFLALAVGQKWDRLRLTCSQPFSKHSQFGLSFLRVRTPLDPEHALPPPPSQQGPEDAEPADGPWRSSPAFCRTFFPEPRSSSREEEQLKSRLQQLEPGSWSPARLSRPAQMVLSAARSRALRPRAGTSAPGNDLEPPAEKPGGPAVPGCAQDAPTARTRARRQPDGRQSAPRSLPAASRQSRSGGRARARSHRERRARRGDSGGDSGHGETGVCPICSGRFSLDLLPVHASRCGEEDPAAAWPSSPLAEASPAAWVSCPICQQPFGAAEVARHASTCGEQPGWPGAPSPSHRVG, from the exons ATGGCTCCAGTTAAAATCAGCTACATCGTGTCCTTCTCCTCACAG GACCCCAAATACCCAGTGGAGAACTTGCTGCGTGAGGATGGCCTGCGTCCTTGGCTCAGCTGCCCCCAGGACCgcagcaggcagctgagagtggagctgcagctggagagagccAGTCCCATCGGCTATGTGGATGTTG GCAACTGCGGCTGCGCCTTCCTCCAGATCGAGGTGGGACGTTCCTCATGGCCGCTGGACCAGCCCTACCTCACCCTGGTGCCCAGCGTCGCGCTGATGACGCCGGCTGACTCGAAGCTGGACCAGAACCGCTGCGGGGTTCGGATGTTTAAGGAAG CCGACTTCCTGGCGCTGGCGGTGGGGCAGAAGTGGGACCGCCTGCGGctcacctgcagccagcccttcAGCAAGCACAGCCAGTTCGGGCTGTCCTTCCTCCGTGTGCGCACGCCACTGGACCCCGAGCACGCCCTGCCGCCCCCGCCCTCGCAGCAAGGCCCG GAGGATGCTGAGCCTGCGGACGGCCCCTGGCGCTCCAGCCCTGCCTTTTGCCGAACTTTCTTTCCAGAACCGCGCTC GAGCTCgagggaggaggagcagctgaagagccgcctgcagcagctggagccggGCTCCTGGAGCCCAGCCCGCCTCAGCCGCCCGGCCCAGATGGTGTTATCGGCGGCGCGGAGCCGGGCGCTGAGGCCCAGAGCTGGCACAAGTGCCCCGGGGAATGACCTGGAGCCGCCAGCTGAGAAGCCAGGAGGCCCTGCGGTGCCAG GGTGCGCGCAGGATGCGCCCACAGCCCGCACGAGAGCCCGCAGGCAGCCGGACGGCAGGCAGAGCGCTCCCAG GTCTCTGCCAGCCGCCTCAAGGCAGTCCAGGTCGGGAGGAAGAGCCAGAGCCCGCAGCCACCGAGAGAGACGGGCCAGGAGGGGTGACAGTGGAGGGGACAGTGGTCATGGGGAGACGGGCGTCTGCCCCATCTGCTCAG GCCGCTTCAGCCTGGATCTCCTCCCCGTGCACGCCTCCCGCTGCGGGGAGGAAGACCCCGCCGCAGCCTGGCCTTCCTCCCCGCTGGCGGAGGCATCCCCCGCCGCCTGGGTGTCCTGCCCCATCTGCCAGCAGCCCTTCGGCGCGGCGGAGGTGGCGCGGCACGCCAGCACCTGCGGGGAGCAGCCAGGGTGGCCGGGCgccccgtccccatcccaccgCGTCGGGTAG
- the XNDC1N gene encoding protein XNDC1N isoform X3: MEWLPQCPPTLHPLKKWGAEGIRKEAWSLQRVVPRGSQMAPVKISYIVSFSSQDPKYPVENLLREDGLRPWLSCPQDRSRQLRVELQLERASPIGYVDVGNCGCAFLQIEVGRSSWPLDQPYLTLVPSVALMTPADSKLDQNRCGVRMFKEADFLALAVGQKWDRLRLTCSQPFSKHSQFGLSFLRVRTPLDPEHALPPPPSQQGPEDAEPADGPWRSSPAFCRTFFPEPRSSSREEEQLKSRLQQLEPGSWSPARLSRPAQMVLSAARSRALRPRAGTSAPGNDLEPPAEKPGGPAVPGCAQDAPTARTRARRQPDGRQSAPRSLPAASRQSRSGGRARARSHRERRARRGDSGGDSGHGETGVCPICSGRFSLDLLPVHASRCGEEDPAAAWPSSPLAEASPAAWVSCPICQQPFGAAEVARHASTCGEQPGWPGAPSPSHRVG, encoded by the exons ATGGAATggctgccccagtgcccccccactTTGCATCCTTTGAAAAAGTGGG gcgCTGAAGGGATCCGAAAGGAAGCTTGGTCCCTGCAGAGGGTTGTCCCCAGGGGATCCCAGATGGCTCCAGTTAAAATCAGCTACATCGTGTCCTTCTCCTCACAG GACCCCAAATACCCAGTGGAGAACTTGCTGCGTGAGGATGGCCTGCGTCCTTGGCTCAGCTGCCCCCAGGACCgcagcaggcagctgagagtggagctgcagctggagagagccAGTCCCATCGGCTATGTGGATGTTG GCAACTGCGGCTGCGCCTTCCTCCAGATCGAGGTGGGACGTTCCTCATGGCCGCTGGACCAGCCCTACCTCACCCTGGTGCCCAGCGTCGCGCTGATGACGCCGGCTGACTCGAAGCTGGACCAGAACCGCTGCGGGGTTCGGATGTTTAAGGAAG CCGACTTCCTGGCGCTGGCGGTGGGGCAGAAGTGGGACCGCCTGCGGctcacctgcagccagcccttcAGCAAGCACAGCCAGTTCGGGCTGTCCTTCCTCCGTGTGCGCACGCCACTGGACCCCGAGCACGCCCTGCCGCCCCCGCCCTCGCAGCAAGGCCCG GAGGATGCTGAGCCTGCGGACGGCCCCTGGCGCTCCAGCCCTGCCTTTTGCCGAACTTTCTTTCCAGAACCGCGCTC GAGCTCgagggaggaggagcagctgaagagccgcctgcagcagctggagccggGCTCCTGGAGCCCAGCCCGCCTCAGCCGCCCGGCCCAGATGGTGTTATCGGCGGCGCGGAGCCGGGCGCTGAGGCCCAGAGCTGGCACAAGTGCCCCGGGGAATGACCTGGAGCCGCCAGCTGAGAAGCCAGGAGGCCCTGCGGTGCCAG GGTGCGCGCAGGATGCGCCCACAGCCCGCACGAGAGCCCGCAGGCAGCCGGACGGCAGGCAGAGCGCTCCCAG GTCTCTGCCAGCCGCCTCAAGGCAGTCCAGGTCGGGAGGAAGAGCCAGAGCCCGCAGCCACCGAGAGAGACGGGCCAGGAGGGGTGACAGTGGAGGGGACAGTGGTCATGGGGAGACGGGCGTCTGCCCCATCTGCTCAG GCCGCTTCAGCCTGGATCTCCTCCCCGTGCACGCCTCCCGCTGCGGGGAGGAAGACCCCGCCGCAGCCTGGCCTTCCTCCCCGCTGGCGGAGGCATCCCCCGCCGCCTGGGTGTCCTGCCCCATCTGCCAGCAGCCCTTCGGCGCGGCGGAGGTGGCGCGGCACGCCAGCACCTGCGGGGAGCAGCCAGGGTGGCCGGGCgccccgtccccatcccaccgCGTCGGGTAG
- the XNDC1N gene encoding protein XNDC1N isoform X2, with protein sequence MEWLPQCPPTLHPLKKWGELCHGSGGAEAWLEPEHQLFPAGRCSNPSQTCPLSPPGAEGIRKEAWSLQRVVPRGSQMAPVKISYIVSFSSQDPKYPVENLLREDGLRPWLSCPQDRSRQLRVELQLERASPIGYVDVGNCGCAFLQIEVGRSSWPLDQPYLTLVPSVALMTPADSKLDQNRCGVRMFKEADFLALAVGQKWDRLRLTCSQPFSKHSQFGLSFLRVRTPLDPEHALPPPPSQQGPEDAEPADGPWRSSPAFCRTFFPEPRSSSREEEQLKSRLQQLEPGSWSPARLSRPAQMVLSAARSRALRPRAGTSAPGNDLEPPAEKPGGPAVPGCAQDAPTARTRARRQPDGRQSAPRSLPAASRQSRSGGRARARSHRERRARRGDSGGDSGHGETGVCPICSGRFSLDLLPVHASRCGEEDPAAAWPSSPLAEASPAAWVSCPICQQPFGAAEVARHASTCGEQPGWPGAPSPSHRVG encoded by the exons ATGGAATggctgccccagtgcccccccactTTGCATCCTTTGAAAAAGTGGGGTGAGCTGTGCCACGGCAGCGGGGGGGCAGAGGCTTGGTTGGAGCCGGAGCACCAGCTTTTCCCCGCTGGGAGGTGCTCGAACCCATCACAGACctgccctctctccccaccaggcgCTGAAGGGATCCGAAAGGAAGCTTGGTCCCTGCAGAGGGTTGTCCCCAGGGGATCCCAGATGGCTCCAGTTAAAATCAGCTACATCGTGTCCTTCTCCTCACAG GACCCCAAATACCCAGTGGAGAACTTGCTGCGTGAGGATGGCCTGCGTCCTTGGCTCAGCTGCCCCCAGGACCgcagcaggcagctgagagtggagctgcagctggagagagccAGTCCCATCGGCTATGTGGATGTTG GCAACTGCGGCTGCGCCTTCCTCCAGATCGAGGTGGGACGTTCCTCATGGCCGCTGGACCAGCCCTACCTCACCCTGGTGCCCAGCGTCGCGCTGATGACGCCGGCTGACTCGAAGCTGGACCAGAACCGCTGCGGGGTTCGGATGTTTAAGGAAG CCGACTTCCTGGCGCTGGCGGTGGGGCAGAAGTGGGACCGCCTGCGGctcacctgcagccagcccttcAGCAAGCACAGCCAGTTCGGGCTGTCCTTCCTCCGTGTGCGCACGCCACTGGACCCCGAGCACGCCCTGCCGCCCCCGCCCTCGCAGCAAGGCCCG GAGGATGCTGAGCCTGCGGACGGCCCCTGGCGCTCCAGCCCTGCCTTTTGCCGAACTTTCTTTCCAGAACCGCGCTC GAGCTCgagggaggaggagcagctgaagagccgcctgcagcagctggagccggGCTCCTGGAGCCCAGCCCGCCTCAGCCGCCCGGCCCAGATGGTGTTATCGGCGGCGCGGAGCCGGGCGCTGAGGCCCAGAGCTGGCACAAGTGCCCCGGGGAATGACCTGGAGCCGCCAGCTGAGAAGCCAGGAGGCCCTGCGGTGCCAG GGTGCGCGCAGGATGCGCCCACAGCCCGCACGAGAGCCCGCAGGCAGCCGGACGGCAGGCAGAGCGCTCCCAG GTCTCTGCCAGCCGCCTCAAGGCAGTCCAGGTCGGGAGGAAGAGCCAGAGCCCGCAGCCACCGAGAGAGACGGGCCAGGAGGGGTGACAGTGGAGGGGACAGTGGTCATGGGGAGACGGGCGTCTGCCCCATCTGCTCAG GCCGCTTCAGCCTGGATCTCCTCCCCGTGCACGCCTCCCGCTGCGGGGAGGAAGACCCCGCCGCAGCCTGGCCTTCCTCCCCGCTGGCGGAGGCATCCCCCGCCGCCTGGGTGTCCTGCCCCATCTGCCAGCAGCCCTTCGGCGCGGCGGAGGTGGCGCGGCACGCCAGCACCTGCGGGGAGCAGCCAGGGTGGCCGGGCgccccgtccccatcccaccgCGTCGGGTAG
- the XNDC1N gene encoding protein XNDC1N isoform X4, with product MWMLIEVGRSSWPLDQPYLTLVPSVALMTPADSKLDQNRCGVRMFKEADFLALAVGQKWDRLRLTCSQPFSKHSQFGLSFLRVRTPLDPEHALPPPPSQQGPEDAEPADGPWRSSPAFCRTFFPEPRSSSREEEQLKSRLQQLEPGSWSPARLSRPAQMVLSAARSRALRPRAGTSAPGNDLEPPAEKPGGPAVPGCAQDAPTARTRARRQPDGRQSAPRSLPAASRQSRSGGRARARSHRERRARRGDSGGDSGHGETGVCPICSGRFSLDLLPVHASRCGEEDPAAAWPSSPLAEASPAAWVSCPICQQPFGAAEVARHASTCGEQPGWPGAPSPSHRVG from the exons ATGTGGATGTTG ATCGAGGTGGGACGTTCCTCATGGCCGCTGGACCAGCCCTACCTCACCCTGGTGCCCAGCGTCGCGCTGATGACGCCGGCTGACTCGAAGCTGGACCAGAACCGCTGCGGGGTTCGGATGTTTAAGGAAG CCGACTTCCTGGCGCTGGCGGTGGGGCAGAAGTGGGACCGCCTGCGGctcacctgcagccagcccttcAGCAAGCACAGCCAGTTCGGGCTGTCCTTCCTCCGTGTGCGCACGCCACTGGACCCCGAGCACGCCCTGCCGCCCCCGCCCTCGCAGCAAGGCCCG GAGGATGCTGAGCCTGCGGACGGCCCCTGGCGCTCCAGCCCTGCCTTTTGCCGAACTTTCTTTCCAGAACCGCGCTC GAGCTCgagggaggaggagcagctgaagagccgcctgcagcagctggagccggGCTCCTGGAGCCCAGCCCGCCTCAGCCGCCCGGCCCAGATGGTGTTATCGGCGGCGCGGAGCCGGGCGCTGAGGCCCAGAGCTGGCACAAGTGCCCCGGGGAATGACCTGGAGCCGCCAGCTGAGAAGCCAGGAGGCCCTGCGGTGCCAG GGTGCGCGCAGGATGCGCCCACAGCCCGCACGAGAGCCCGCAGGCAGCCGGACGGCAGGCAGAGCGCTCCCAG GTCTCTGCCAGCCGCCTCAAGGCAGTCCAGGTCGGGAGGAAGAGCCAGAGCCCGCAGCCACCGAGAGAGACGGGCCAGGAGGGGTGACAGTGGAGGGGACAGTGGTCATGGGGAGACGGGCGTCTGCCCCATCTGCTCAG GCCGCTTCAGCCTGGATCTCCTCCCCGTGCACGCCTCCCGCTGCGGGGAGGAAGACCCCGCCGCAGCCTGGCCTTCCTCCCCGCTGGCGGAGGCATCCCCCGCCGCCTGGGTGTCCTGCCCCATCTGCCAGCAGCCCTTCGGCGCGGCGGAGGTGGCGCGGCACGCCAGCACCTGCGGGGAGCAGCCAGGGTGGCCGGGCgccccgtccccatcccaccgCGTCGGGTAG